Genomic window (Acidobacteriota bacterium):
GTTGCATTGCTCACCGCCTGAATGACGCGGATGAATTTCTTGTTCCAATGTTTACCGATATATTTTCTGTGCTTCGCCTCCTCTCCAAACAGAGGAATATATTTCATTGGGAAAGAGTAGATTTGAATATCCAATTCTTCCGACAAATCGATATTGATCTTCATTCTGTTATAAAGATCCTCCGGTTTATCGTTGAAATTAAACAACAAATAGTTAGACAACCGATTTATGCCATATTCCGCAGCCAATCTGACGGCATTCTCGTAAATGTCCTTTAAGCCAATATGGTCAAAAGCAATCCGAAGTGGATTGATCGGAATCTCACTTAGGAGCCTCATGTTTTCTTCGGTAACATAACGGGAATCCGTTCCCTGATTAAAGTCCACATATCGTTTCTTTGGAGTTTTGTCGCGATGCTTTTCATAGAACTCCTTGATTTCGTCATAAGCTAACAGAATGTTTTCCTTCGAGATTTGTGACAAATCAGACAGACCGTTTTCTCGAAGCATATTTTCGAATACTTCCAAGGATTTCCCCTTTACCGATTTTGCTCGAAAGTGTTCTAAAATGAGTGTAATTCGTTTTACATATGCCGCATCGTTGATATTGGCCCGTAGATTTCTAACGGCAATATCCAACTGATTTGGTTCTAGATACAATGCGTCTTTTGTAAAACCCATGTCCTTAATCTCCTGAATGATCTCAGGAAACCTAGGTGATGCTAATACATTGTTGTCCATTAGGAGTAAGTTTCTCTGCTCACCAAATAGAGTTTTTATCTTATGAAATTTGTCGACCGTGGGAATTTTTTCTTTATACGTTGGTTCGAGTTTTGGAACGGAGCAAAACGAGCACGTTCTCGTGCAGCCCTTGGTCATGAATGTAAAGTAAGCGCTACCCGTCGGATATGTATAGTCAACCTCATCTAAAATTGAATAATCCAATGGTAGATCATCAACTACAATATTGTTATCATCCAACGCTCCTGCTACATCCAACAGTCCCGTCATCGGAACGATTCCAGTTGCTGATTCTATTTCTCCAGGTAGCAGAGAAGCCATGACGCCGCCAATTTTCAACTCATTTAAGTCTTTTACGAGGTGTTTTGCGTTCTGAATCGTTTTTATCGAAATATTCCAATAAAATGTGAAGAGGGTGGTGACATAAATTCGATCATACTCAGGATATTTGCCAAACTCATTCTGACGAAAATATTGCGAAAAGTGCTTTAGCCACAATCTTGACGATTGACTGATTGCTATGTTTTCGCCAAGAATTGACTCCAAAATTGTTTTCTTGCCAGTTTTGATAAAACTTTCTATTAGTCCGATTTGGTCGCTCCAGTCCTTGCCTTCCCCGATGGCGTTGAGCTTTACCAAACAATCAGAGACGATTTTTTTTAGAATCAAATCTCTGGGGTCCCCCTTAAAGAAGGTGACATCATCTCCAAGCATCCGGTGATAGGTCGCGATTTTCATCAATCCCAATGGTGGATACTTATTCTTATAGCCCTGTTCTAAAAGAAGAATTTTTCTCATCTCAGTTCGAAGTAAGTAGATCTTCAACAATTTTCAGCTTAAGACGCTCTATCCTTTCCGTTTCCCAAACCCATAATTCTCTATCCAGTAATCTAAAAATGGATATCACAGCTACCCGAACTGGGGGATCCAGCCGACTCAATGCCTTGTCCAGTTTGAACTCGGCCATGGTCGGCATTAGACCAGAGTTCGAGTCTTCAAGTCTTAAATTGGCATCGCTTATGATCGTTTGGAATATCGAACGAGCGTTTAAATTGTCCTTGTTCTTACGTTCAAGAACTTCGAGTCGTTCCTTTGCCGTTTTTGCTTTTCGCAACGACCTCTCGAGCTTTTGTTTTCTTGCTTTTACGGATGCCGCGGAAACAGGTTCTTTTGTTCGGAAAACAGCATAACTCCTTTCCTCTTCCCAGAAGCTCGTTATTTCACGATACCTACTCCAAACCTCTGAAGAAAATCTGGCGAGTTTAACAAGTTTCGTAAATTCAACTTTTATCTTAGACCTGAGAAGACTTAAAGAATCGCTTTCATTAAAATTGTCCCGTCTGGCGTTTGGCACGAAATCCGTACCTGTGACGTGTATCTCTCCGACAAAATGAAGATTGAAGCGATCAGCCTCAAAAAATTCCTTCAATGTACTTTCATCACCGATCGTAATATTGTTTTTCTTTAACCTAATGCCTCCAAATAAATTATTGCCGGGAATTGCCTTGTTTAGGAGATTTGTCAGGCCATACCAACCAACGGCCAAGAGTTGATCTTCCTGATCCGTTACGGCGAAAAAATCGACATCAATGATTTTGCCGATTGGCCTGCCGTCTCGTGCTAGAATTTCATTCGAGTAAGCCTTCAGTATTGGCCTGCGATTGAGCGTCAATTGAACGTCGTATTCTTCAAATGGAAGACCTTTTTGTTCAAAATACGAGTGGATTCGATCTATATACTTAAAGTCAGACCGGAATGGAACAGGGGCTACCATGGCCAAATAATCAACAACTTGATTTTCGTTTAAGAGCGGGTCTAGACGTTCACCATCGATCACATCCTCCATTCGTACTTGGAAATAATGAGAATCTTCGCTATCGACCTCGATTTGAATCGTGGTAATGAGACTAATTACAGTTGCCGCGTCGGCGGTCTCGGAAACATCGCTAATAATGGTGCGCAGTCGTTCCGCATCCATTGCGATGATGCTTTTTGTCGATTCTCCCTTGAACGAAGTTTCGAAAATAAGTCTCTTACAATAACCAAGTCCGCCTAATCGGCCGATACCTCTGAATCCTTTTTGCGTCGTTGGGTCCTTCCTCGACTTCGCGACATCGCCCAAAAACGATGGGACATCTGCCTTTCTAATTCCAGTAGCATTATCTTCAATTCTGATTTGTCGAATTTTCGGATCAATAATTATCTCGATCCGTCCCTTGTCCCGGCTGACAAGAATCTTTTGCTTGACGGCGACATCTATTTGATCTGCTGAATTCTGAATATACTCGCGGTAAACAAACAATGGATCGGTATACATTCCCATGGTTAGGGTTTCGATCAAATGCTTGCCGATTACCGGCTTTTGAAGTTGTGTTGCCATTTTGCTTCTTTCGACAGGCTCTACCCAAGGGCATCTTTAAGTTCTCTGATATCAGGGGAATATCGTTCTCATCGTTTACGTCGTGGCCATGATAAGGGTTGTTGCCGCGGTAACAAGGTTCGCCACCAAAACTTCGTCTGAACACAACCCATCGCTCTCCGTCAAAATTATAAAAGCAATCTCCTGATGATATGGCACGATCTAGTAACTCTTGACACCTATTTACATTTTTCCCGTCATAACACGATAGCCGAGACTTTTTTGGGTTCTTAGCTTGTATGAATTCGGGTTTAATATGCTCTTTATACTCCTCGTCAAACACGTTCATTTTTCGCTCGAAATACTCGTCTAAAACCTCGTCCTGATCTCCCAAGACCACTTCGATTTTGACTTCTGGATTCGAGGTCCGGGTAATCGAGATCTCGTCCTCGCCCCCCGGCCAAATACTCAAAAGTGAAAAAAACGTAACGCATCCACTACCAATCTCCGAGATTTCTGTAATGATCCGGTCGAGTTCGCTATCAGCGGAAGCACTAAAATGATCTTTCTTTATTTCGGGCTCAGCAGTCGCATAGGGATCTCCTGCGTTTCCAACAATATATTCGATTTGCGCGGCACCAAAGAACCCTAAAGTGGCCGAGTGAAAGTCGCGCATTCTTTCATATTCGGGTTCGTTTGGCTTCATCTCGGCGAACGGGAAAGATCCCCAGATTTCACCAAGAAGACGTGGACTAAAAACCACAATAGTCTTCGAACTTCGTAACCGAGTGAAGAGGCGAGGAAGAGTTGCAAGCAACACGTAATACTTCTGTTTACTATGTTGAAAGGCTGCTTTATCCCACACGAGTGATTCAAAATCCAACAAACACCGTCTATTCATTGTTCAATTCAGCCAACCGTTTTTTCATCTGAGCTTCAACAATCGCAGCTAATTCGCCATTCGAAAGCTCGATGAAATCTTCCGGGAAAAACTCAGTTACTCCAAATCTGTCAAGGGTGATTAACTCGAATTCAGCTTTGCCAGATTTTGAAGTAACAAAGCTCAGCCCGATCCTTTCAAGTATTAGGTCCGATTTACTTTCAGCAACCCGCCGGCGCATTCGTTCAACAAGATGATTACTATGGGTCTCGATCATGATCGTCTTACCTTGTTTAACTAACGAATAAAGAAAATCAAACAACTTACTCTGAAGCTTCGGATGTAAATGACTTTCAGGTTCTTCAATCATTAGAACCCCGTTATCAGGCATACGTAATCCCTCGATTACCAGAGGCAATACTTGGCTAACACCAAAGCCAACCTGGTCAATCGTAATCTCGAGATCGAGTTCATTGACAAAGAAGATTTGGTAAACATCTGCGGCTTTCTTAGCATAGACGTCCTTTGCTATTCCAAATTCATCACACATCCAATACTTCACTCCATAAAGAAGTGTATTTTTAACCAGTTCATAGGGCTCGTCTTTATCGGTGTTGGCCAAAAACTTATAGAAGCTGATGACATCGCTCGCTCTCGCCTGCAGAATTTGCGCACTATATTCGCCATTGACACCTACACTTGTGTGATCTTTTTCAATAACGTAAGACGCTTTCGGACGGGCACGGAGTGGACCTATGTAATATAATCTCGCGAAAAACGACCTAAAAAACTCTTGGAATGATGAAAGATTGAAACTCTTCGTAATTTCGTCATCGTCGTCAGCGGTCGCCGCCAATTCATATTGTAATGGAAAAATCGATTCGAACCGAATATTTGACAGTTTATGTGGCTCGCCAGGAATCGCGCGCAATCCTTTTCCGAAATGTTCAACGTTCGACTCCGCAGTGTAACCGGTTTGTGTTCGTATGATCTGCAGAAAGGGCTTATTTGCTTTTACCTTAGGGTCTTCAAGAACGATTTTGAATAGCGTGATCGAAGGCTGCTCACCTTCAAATTTATAGCGAAGATCAATCGCCCATTCAGCATTCGGTGACGATGAAACGCCGAAATCAGCAAAAACTTTTGGATCAGAAAATTCGTCTACTCTGATTGAAAAGGAAATGCCCATCTCGGCCTCCTGCACCCGGCCAAACACCAAATCTTGAAGACGGGCAACGGAATACTCTCCCTTATCAGAAAGTGGAATTGCAGTCGAGGCAAATCCGATCGTCTGTTTGATCAAAAGTAGAAACTGAAACAACGAAGATTTTCCGGAATTATTAACGCCAGCTATTATCGTAAGTGGCTTGATCTGAAAACTATTAAGTTCCTTAATCGACTTAAAATTGTAAATGGATACTTTCATTCGAATCAATCCGAGATTTTTGCTGAAAAACAATAAGCAGACAGCACTCGCGCTGAACAATCTTAACAAAAACCAAGCAGGCAGTCATTATGCTATTTAACTACCCATCTTATTTCACGGCATGTCTTCGGGAGTTTCCAGCCTGTGCCGGTGTGGCATTCGGTTTTTGTGGTGGCGCAGACCTCAACACGCGTGACGGGTGGATTTCCCAGTGAGTGCGGCGGACCGGAGTGGGTTTGCCGATATGCTGGTGTCGAGCATCGCTCTTGAGTAATCCCCTCTTGCGACGGTAACCTTGGCCCGTCCCCGAAACCGATTGCCGGGATTTCAGGGTTCATCCCGTCCTCGATAAGAACTGAAATCGTTTCTTCCAGCTTAGTCATCTGCCAAAACCCTTTGCGCGGGCTCGATGAATAGCCGGCGCGTTTCAAACGGTCATGCGCCCAGCCGATACGGTTTTTGTAAATGTGCTGCAATCCGCTTGGAAGAATTTGTTGGCGGTCGGCGGCGCTCAATCCTTTACGATCAGCGGCGAGTTCAAACGCGTCGGACGCTCTGATTCCCTGCGGATATGCACACAGTACTCTGAGAAGCGGATCGATGAACTGATCATATGTGGGAACGGGCATAATCAGATTGAGCCTCCGTGTTTGTATTCGGCGGCGTCGAGGTTGTTGCGCAGTTTGTCGGCGGTCAGCCAGAGTTTGGCTTCGAATCCGAGGTTTGCTTCCGATTTTGAAGATCTGCTTTTGGGAGCCATCTTTTACTGCTTTTTCGCCGTCGAGGTCCGAGCGGTCAGTCTTTGATCTCGGTGTTCGTCGGGAATCCCGCGTTTCTGAGATAATTCGCGCGCAATTGAGTGCAAAAGGTTTTGTTTCGACCGACTGCGATTTTTATAGCACGAGTTTACGGTTTGCTTCAACACCAGAGAGCCCGTGTTCTGAATTGGGGCGGGTTGAGTTCATAGTGGACGGAAGCGGGGCGGCGCAGCCGCGGGCCTCGACCGCTCTGCGGCCGTACCCCCTTACTTCGTGCGGGGTTCCGCATTGTGGCGCCGGACCATTTGGCCGTACCACCGCGGCGGATCAAGTTCGGTCGCGTTGGAAGTGAGTTTGGTCGGCAGCCGATCAAGTTTGGTCGCGCTGGAACTGAGTTTGGTCGGCGGCGGATCAAGTTCGGTCGCGTTGGAAGTGAGTTTGGTCCTCGGCGGATCGAGTTCGATCGCGTTGGAGCTGAGTTTTGTCAGCGGCGGATCAAGTTCGGTCGCGATGGAACTGAGTTTGGTCGGCGGTGGATCGAGTTCGGTCGCGTTGGAACTGAGTTTGGTCGGCGGCGGATCAAGTTCGGTCGCGTTGGAAGTGAGTTTGGTCGGCGGCGGATCGAGTTCGGTCGCGTTGGAAGTGAGTTTGGTCGGCGGCGGATCAAGTTCGGTCGGCGGCTCGGTTGATCGTTAGGGGAAAAGACAAATTTGGATGATAATACCTAGAATATTTAGGCGCTTTGATCGAAGTCCAAACCCGTCGGGAAATCAGCCAAGGGTGAGTTGGTTGACGCAACGCAATCGGCGGCGCAGCCGCGATTCAAGTAGGCGCTTGCCGGAAAGGCCGAGCCTTTCCGCAAATCCGGGCGGCAAGCCGCTGGAGAGTGGAGAGTGCACAGTGCATAGTGCTTAGTGCACAGTGCAGAGTGCACAGTACAAGACAGCTTGAGAACTTTGCACTATGCACTATGCACTCTGCACTCTGCACTCTGCACTCTGCACTCTGCACTGCACTAAGCACTCTGCACTGCACTCTGCACTGTGCACTAAGCACTCTGCACTATGCACTGCAATGATTTTATGAAACGAATCTTTTTGATCGACTCGATGTCGCATATTTTCAGGGCTTATTTCGCGCCGATGGGGATGCGGCAGGAACCGCTTCGCAACTCGCGGGGGCAGGTGACGCAGGCCGTTTTCGTCTTTACGAATATGCTCCGCAAACTGCTCTCGGACGAAAAACCGGACTACATCGCCGCCGTTTTCGATTCGCCCGAAAAGACGTTTCGCCACGATTCGTTCGCCGATTACAAGGCCAACCGCGCCGAAATGCCGGAAGACCTCGTGACGCAGCTGCCCTACATCATCCGCGTCTGCGAGACGCTCCACATTCCGATCCTCCGCGTTCCCGGGTTCGAGGCCGACGACATCATCGGGACGCTCGCCTACAAAGTCGCCGACAAGGGAATGCAGGCCGTGATCGTCTCGAACGACAAGGACCTCTGCCAGCTCGTACGCGACCCGCACATCGTCTGTATGCGGCAGAATTCGCAGAACCTGAAACGCAAGGTTCCCGTTCCGCCGATCGAGTATTGCGACGAGGCTTGGGTGACGAACAAATTCGGCGTGCCGCCGAACAAGATCGTCGACCTGCTCGGGCTGATGGGCGACGCCATCGACAACATCCCCGGCGCTCCCGGCATCGGCGAGAAGGGCGCGCTCAAGCTCGTGCTCGAATACGGGTCGGCCGAGGGCGCGATGGCGAACGCCGAAAAGGTGACGCACAAGACCTATCGCGAATCGCTCCAGAACAACCAGGCGATCATCCGTCAATCGCTTGAACTCGCGACGATCCACACGTCGATGGACCTCGATCTCGACCTCGAAGCGCTCCGCCATCGCGCGCCCGACCGGCCCGCGGCGTACGCTCTTTTCCGCGAACTCGAGTTTTCCAATCTGATGCGCGAATTCGCCGATTCGGCGCCGCTCTTCGCGAATCTGGGCAACGAATCGGAAACCGTTTCGGACCGCCGTTACGAGATCATCCGCGACCGCGCCGGACTCGACAAACTGGTGCGCAAACTCTGGGAGACCGAGCATTGGTCGTTCGAGGCGGACACGTCGAATTCCGACGAAAAGGCGAGCAGTTTCGACAAACTGCCGCCGGTCGGGATCGCCATCGCGACTGCCGCCGGAGCGGCGCATTACGTCGATCTCGCGAACTTTGCCGAAGGCCGCGAGACGGCTACGGGTGCGCTGCGAGACATCCTTTCGAACGGATTCCTCGAAAAGGTCACGCACGACCTCAAATCGCAGACGGCGGCGCTCGCGAAACTCGGGATCACGCCCGAGGCGGTCGTCGACGACACGATGATCGCGGCCTATGTCATCGATTCGGGCCGCAAAACGGAACTTGAAAGCCTGGCCCAGTTCAATCTCGGGATCGACGGCGTTTACGAAGTTCCAACGGGCTGGACGAAGTCGCAATACGCCGCGGCCGAGCGCGCCGATTACTCGTTTCAGCTCGCCCCGAAATTCCGGCGCAAGATCGAGGAAGACGATCTGTCGAAGATCTACGGCGAGATCGAGATCCCTTTGATCCCGATCCTTTACGAGATCGAAATGGCCGGGATGAAGGTCGACGTCGCGGCGCTTCACGCGTTCTCGGAATTCGTCACAAAGGAACTCGAATCGTTGAGCGGAAAGATCTTCGGGCTCGCCGGACGCGAATTCAAGATCAACTCGCCGAAACAGGTCGGCGAGGTTTTGCAGGAACTCAACATCGAAACCGGCCGCAAGACGGCGACCGGACAGATCTCGACGTCGAAGGACATTCTGACGGAACTCGCCGAAACCTACGAGATCGCGCAGATGATCATCGATTACCGCGAGCTCGACAAGCTCAAGGCGACGTATTCGGATTCGCTCCCGACGCAGATCGCGTCCGACGGCCGGATCCACGGAAAGCTCAACCAAACCGTCGCCGCGACCGGGCGTCTCTCGTCGACCGACCCGAATTTGCAGAACATCCCGATCCGCACCGAACTCGGCCAGGAAATCCGCCGCGCGTTCATTCCGGAGGCGGGC
Coding sequences:
- a CDS encoding ATP-binding protein; the encoded protein is MATQLQKPVIGKHLIETLTMGMYTDPLFVYREYIQNSADQIDVAVKQKILVSRDKGRIEIIIDPKIRQIRIEDNATGIRKADVPSFLGDVAKSRKDPTTQKGFRGIGRLGGLGYCKRLIFETSFKGESTKSIIAMDAERLRTIISDVSETADAATVISLITTIQIEVDSEDSHYFQVRMEDVIDGERLDPLLNENQVVDYLAMVAPVPFRSDFKYIDRIHSYFEQKGLPFEEYDVQLTLNRRPILKAYSNEILARDGRPIGKIIDVDFFAVTDQEDQLLAVGWYGLTNLLNKAIPGNNLFGGIRLKKNNITIGDESTLKEFFEADRFNLHFVGEIHVTGTDFVPNARRDNFNESDSLSLLRSKIKVEFTKLVKLARFSSEVWSRYREITSFWEEERSYAVFRTKEPVSAASVKARKQKLERSLRKAKTAKERLEVLERKNKDNLNARSIFQTIISDANLRLEDSNSGLMPTMAEFKLDKALSRLDPPVRVAVISIFRLLDRELWVWETERIERLKLKIVEDLLTSN
- a CDS encoding AAA family ATPase, translating into MKVSIYNFKSIKELNSFQIKPLTIIAGVNNSGKSSLFQFLLLIKQTIGFASTAIPLSDKGEYSVARLQDLVFGRVQEAEMGISFSIRVDEFSDPKVFADFGVSSSPNAEWAIDLRYKFEGEQPSITLFKIVLEDPKVKANKPFLQIIRTQTGYTAESNVEHFGKGLRAIPGEPHKLSNIRFESIFPLQYELAATADDDDEITKSFNLSSFQEFFRSFFARLYYIGPLRARPKASYVIEKDHTSVGVNGEYSAQILQARASDVISFYKFLANTDKDEPYELVKNTLLYGVKYWMCDEFGIAKDVYAKKAADVYQIFFVNELDLEITIDQVGFGVSQVLPLVIEGLRMPDNGVLMIEEPESHLHPKLQSKLFDFLYSLVKQGKTIMIETHSNHLVERMRRRVAESKSDLILERIGLSFVTSKSGKAEFELITLDRFGVTEFFPEDFIELSNGELAAIVEAQMKKRLAELNNE
- a CDS encoding winged helix-turn-helix domain-containing protein, with the translated sequence MPVPTYDQFIDPLLRVLCAYPQGIRASDAFELAADRKGLSAADRQQILPSGLQHIYKNRIGWAHDRLKRAGYSSSPRKGFWQMTKLEETISVLIEDGMNPEIPAIGFGDGPRLPSQEGITQERCSTPAYRQTHSGPPHSLGNPPVTRVEVCATTKTECHTGTGWKLPKTCREIRWVVK
- the polA gene encoding DNA polymerase I, producing the protein MKRIFLIDSMSHIFRAYFAPMGMRQEPLRNSRGQVTQAVFVFTNMLRKLLSDEKPDYIAAVFDSPEKTFRHDSFADYKANRAEMPEDLVTQLPYIIRVCETLHIPILRVPGFEADDIIGTLAYKVADKGMQAVIVSNDKDLCQLVRDPHIVCMRQNSQNLKRKVPVPPIEYCDEAWVTNKFGVPPNKIVDLLGLMGDAIDNIPGAPGIGEKGALKLVLEYGSAEGAMANAEKVTHKTYRESLQNNQAIIRQSLELATIHTSMDLDLDLEALRHRAPDRPAAYALFRELEFSNLMREFADSAPLFANLGNESETVSDRRYEIIRDRAGLDKLVRKLWETEHWSFEADTSNSDEKASSFDKLPPVGIAIATAAGAAHYVDLANFAEGRETATGALRDILSNGFLEKVTHDLKSQTAALAKLGITPEAVVDDTMIAAYVIDSGRKTELESLAQFNLGIDGVYEVPTGWTKSQYAAAERADYSFQLAPKFRRKIEEDDLSKIYGEIEIPLIPILYEIEMAGMKVDVAALHAFSEFVTKELESLSGKIFGLAGREFKINSPKQVGEVLQELNIETGRKTATGQISTSKDILTELAETYEIAQMIIDYRELDKLKATYSDSLPTQIASDGRIHGKLNQTVAATGRLSSTDPNLQNIPIRTELGQEIRRAFIPEAGCKLISADYSQLELRILAHITHDPVMLEAFEKGEDIHSKTAQLVFGATTPEDLKEKRRLAKIVNFGIAYAVEAFGLSQRVGISRSEAKEVIQNYYNTYKGIKRFMDETPQIAREKGFVTSVFGRRRYFPSINDRNFNVRSRAERESINMPIQGSASDIVKIAMLKVDAALKREKLATKLIMQIHDELLFEAPESEVERVCTIVKQEMESAVALDIPLIAEVGVGDNWMNTK